A genome region from Manihot esculenta cultivar AM560-2 chromosome 5, M.esculenta_v8, whole genome shotgun sequence includes the following:
- the LOC110614446 gene encoding UDP-glycosyltransferase 74F2 produces METASKPHVLLVPYPGQGHVNPMIQFARRLVSKGLKATLVTSIFIAKSMKLGSSVGPVQLDVISDGYDNGGFPKADSVDTYLERLKVAGSRTLSELILKYQNTSNPIHCVIYEPFLPWALDVAKEFGLLGAAFFTQPCAVDYIYYNIQHKLLTLPISSTPVSIPGLPLLEFRDLPSFVRLPDSYPAHLEMLINQFSNADKADFILINTFYELEPEAVETMSKVCPVLAVGPTVPSIYLDKRIEDDDDYGVDLFPLDASISSNWLSTKPERSVVYVSFGSFSGLSEEQMEEILWGLKKSNFYFLWVIRATEEAKLPNTFMEELGDKGLVVNWSCQVKLLTNKAVGCFLTHCGWNSTIEAISLGVPMVAMPLWSDQPANAKLVEDVWKVGIRVKVDEEKGIVTRDEIELCVREIMEGERGKEVKKNVEKWSELAIEAISEAGTSDKDIDEFVSKLVKT; encoded by the exons ATGGAAACTGCTTCTAAGCCCCATGTCCTTCTAGTTCCTTACCCTGGCCAAGGCCATGTCAATCCCATGATACAATTCGCCAGGCGCTTGGTTTCCAAAGGTCTTAAAGCCACCCTTGTTACTTCCATTTTCATCGCCAAATCCatgaaacttggctcctctgtcGGCCCTGTGCAGCTTGATGTAATCTCCGACGGCTATGATAACGGTGGCTTTCCAAAAGCTGACTCTGTCGACACCTATCTTGAGCGGCTGAAGGTTGCCGGTTCAAGAACCCTGTCGGAGCTCATCTTGAAGTATCAAAACACCTCGAACCCTATTCACTGTGTGATATATGAACCTTTCTTGCCATGGGCCTTGGACGTCGCCAAGGAATTTGGGTTGCTGGGGGCTGCGTTTTTCACTCAGCCATGTGCAGTTGATTATATTTACTATAACATTCAGCATAAGTTACTTACGCTACCAATTTCTTCAACCCCAGTTTCAATTCCGGGATTGCCTTTGCTTGAGTTTAGAGACCTGCCATCGTTCGTTCGTTTGCCAGATTCATATCCTGCTCACTTGGAGATGCTCATAAATCAGTTCTCTAACGCTGATAAAGCTGATTTTATCCTCATCAACACTTTCTATGAGCTAGAGCCTGAG GCAGTGGAGACGATGTCAAAAGTTTGTCCTGTGTTGGCAGTTGGACCGACAGTTCCATCAATTTACTTAGACAAGAGGATTGAAGATGACGATGATTATGGTGTGGACCTCTTTCCATTAGATGCCTCTATCTCAAGCAATTGGCTCAGCACTAAGCCGGAAAGATCAGTGGTGTATGTGTCCTTCGGCAGTTTCTCTGGCTTAAGTGAGGAGCAAATGGAGGAAATTTTGTGGGGTTTAAAGAAAAGCAATTTTTATTTCTTGTGGGTAATTAGGGCTACTGAGGAAGCAAAACTCCCCAATACATTCATGGAAGAATTGGGTGATAAGGGCCTTGTAGTGAACTGGAGTTGTCAAGTAAAGCTGCTAACCAACAAAGCTGTGGGATGCTTTTTGACCCACTGTGGTTGGAACTCAACAATTGAGGCAATAAGCTTGGGTGTGCCTATGGTGGCTATGCCGTTATGGAGCGACCAACCGGCGAATGCCAAACTTGTGGAGGATGTTTGGAAGGTGGGAATTAGAGTTAAGGTTGATGAGGAAAAAGGGATTGTGACAAGAGATGAGATTGagttatgtgtaagagaaataATGGAGGGTGAAAGAGGGAAAGAGGTGAAGAAGAATGTTGAGAAATGGAGTGAGTTGGCCATTGAGGCTATTAGTGAAGCTGGGACTTCAGACAAGGACATTGATGAATTTGTGTCAAAATTGGTAAAGACTTGA
- the LOC110615108 gene encoding UDP-glycosyltransferase 74E1 isoform X1, whose protein sequence is MEKKQTAATESHVLVFPLPIQGHINPMLQFSKRLASKGLKVTLVTSTSIAHSMRAPHESAINVETIFDGFQEGERAASPDEFLKRYKATVPQSLAELIEKHGSSPYPVKCIIYDSVLPWVLDVARNTGISGASFFTQSCAVSVLYYHEIQGSLKVSSEAEAVGVVSLPSLPELEFNDLPSFVNGAGSYPAIYDLVFSRFSNIDDADWLFWNTFNGLEEEVVNWMASKWPIKPIGPTIPSMFLDKRLEDDKEYGLSLFKPNSDACMEWLDSKEPDSVVYVSFGSLAALGEVQMAELAWGLKRSNTSFLWVVREPEKEKLPNNFIEETKEMGLVVTWSPQLEVLAHKSVGCFITHCGWNSTLEALSLGVPMVAMPQWTDQPTNAKFVSDIWKVGIRVKVDEEGIVTQKEIERCIREVMEREISNEMVKNSEKWKKLACMAVDDGGSSDKNIEEFVTKLVCNSNSFKE, encoded by the exons atggagaagaaacaGACAGCTGCCACAGAAAGCCATGTGCTGGTATTCCCTTTGCCAATACAGGGTCACATAAACCCAATGCTTCAATTCTCAAAACGTTTAGCCTCAAAAGGTCTGAAGGTCACCCTAGTCACCAGCACCTCCATCGCCCACTCCATGCGAGCTCCCCACGAGAGTGCCATCAATGTAGAAACCATTTTTGATGGATTCCAGGAaggagaaagagcagcaagccCTGATGAATTTCTAAAGCGCTACAAGGCCACAGTCCCACAAAGCTTAGCTGAGCTGATAGAGAAACATGGTAGCTCTCCATACCCAGTTAAGTGTATCATATATGATTCTGTTTTACCATGGGTTTTAGATGTGGCTCGAAACACAGGGATCTCTGGAGCTTCATTTTTCACTCAATCCTGTGCAGTTTCTGTTTTATATTACCATGAAATTCAAGGGTCGTTGAAGGTTTCTTCAGAAGCAGAAGCTGTGGGTGTGGTTTCTTTGCCTTCCCTTCCAGAGTTGGAGTTCAATGATCTGCCATCGTTCGTGAATGGTGCAGGGTCATATCCAGCTATTTACGACCTTGTTTTTAGCCGGTTCTCGAATATTGATGATGCTGATTGGCTCTTCTGGAACACCTTTAATGGGCTTGAAGAAGAG GTGGTGAATTGGATGGCAAGCAAATGGCCCATCAAACCAATTGGACCAACAATTCCTTCAATGTTCTTAGACAAGCGGCTGGAGGATGATAAGGAATATGGTCTTAGCCTCTTCAAGCCCAATTCAGATGCTTGCATGGAGTGGCTAGACTCGAAGGAACCAGACTCGGTTGTTTACGTGTCATTTGGGAGCCTGGCAGCCCTTGGAGAAGTACAAATGGCAGAGTTGGCGTGGGGTCTAAAAAGAAGTAACACCAGCTTCTTATGGGTAGTAAGAGAACCAGAAAAAGAAAAGCTCCCAAACAACTTCATAGAGGAGACCAAAGAAATGGGACTAGTTGTAACATGGAGTCCTCAATTGGAAGTCCTGGCTCACAAGTCTGTGGGATGCTTTATAACTCATTGTGGTTGGAACTCAACCCTGGAAGCATTGAGCCTGGGAGTGCCAATGGTGGCCATGCCACAGTGGACAGATCAGCCAACCAATGCCAAGTTTGTGAGTGATATTTGGAAAGTAGGAATTAGAGTGAAGGTAGATGAAGAAGGGATTGTTACTCAAAAAGAGATTGAAAGATGTATAAGAGAAGTCATGGAAAGAGAAATATCAAATGAGATGGTGAAGAATTCAGAGAAATGGAAGAAACTAGCTTGCATGGCTGTAGATGATGGTGGAAGCTCCGACAAGAACATTGAGGAATTTGTAACAAAACTTGTGTGTAATTCTAATAGTTTTAAAGAGTGA
- the LOC110615108 gene encoding UDP-glycosyltransferase 74E1 isoform X2 codes for MEKKQTAATESHVLVFPLPIQGHINPMLQFSKRLASKGLKVTLVTSTSIAHSMRAPHESAINVETIFDGFQEGERAASPDEFLKRYKATVPQSLAELIEKHVSVLYYHEIQGSLKVSSEAEAVGVVSLPSLPELEFNDLPSFVNGAGSYPAIYDLVFSRFSNIDDADWLFWNTFNGLEEEVVNWMASKWPIKPIGPTIPSMFLDKRLEDDKEYGLSLFKPNSDACMEWLDSKEPDSVVYVSFGSLAALGEVQMAELAWGLKRSNTSFLWVVREPEKEKLPNNFIEETKEMGLVVTWSPQLEVLAHKSVGCFITHCGWNSTLEALSLGVPMVAMPQWTDQPTNAKFVSDIWKVGIRVKVDEEGIVTQKEIERCIREVMEREISNEMVKNSEKWKKLACMAVDDGGSSDKNIEEFVTKLVCNSNSFKE; via the exons atggagaagaaacaGACAGCTGCCACAGAAAGCCATGTGCTGGTATTCCCTTTGCCAATACAGGGTCACATAAACCCAATGCTTCAATTCTCAAAACGTTTAGCCTCAAAAGGTCTGAAGGTCACCCTAGTCACCAGCACCTCCATCGCCCACTCCATGCGAGCTCCCCACGAGAGTGCCATCAATGTAGAAACCATTTTTGATGGATTCCAGGAaggagaaagagcagcaagccCTGATGAATTTCTAAAGCGCTACAAGGCCACAGTCCCACAAAGCTTAGCTGAGCTGATAGAGAAACATG TTTCTGTTTTATATTACCATGAAATTCAAGGGTCGTTGAAGGTTTCTTCAGAAGCAGAAGCTGTGGGTGTGGTTTCTTTGCCTTCCCTTCCAGAGTTGGAGTTCAATGATCTGCCATCGTTCGTGAATGGTGCAGGGTCATATCCAGCTATTTACGACCTTGTTTTTAGCCGGTTCTCGAATATTGATGATGCTGATTGGCTCTTCTGGAACACCTTTAATGGGCTTGAAGAAGAG GTGGTGAATTGGATGGCAAGCAAATGGCCCATCAAACCAATTGGACCAACAATTCCTTCAATGTTCTTAGACAAGCGGCTGGAGGATGATAAGGAATATGGTCTTAGCCTCTTCAAGCCCAATTCAGATGCTTGCATGGAGTGGCTAGACTCGAAGGAACCAGACTCGGTTGTTTACGTGTCATTTGGGAGCCTGGCAGCCCTTGGAGAAGTACAAATGGCAGAGTTGGCGTGGGGTCTAAAAAGAAGTAACACCAGCTTCTTATGGGTAGTAAGAGAACCAGAAAAAGAAAAGCTCCCAAACAACTTCATAGAGGAGACCAAAGAAATGGGACTAGTTGTAACATGGAGTCCTCAATTGGAAGTCCTGGCTCACAAGTCTGTGGGATGCTTTATAACTCATTGTGGTTGGAACTCAACCCTGGAAGCATTGAGCCTGGGAGTGCCAATGGTGGCCATGCCACAGTGGACAGATCAGCCAACCAATGCCAAGTTTGTGAGTGATATTTGGAAAGTAGGAATTAGAGTGAAGGTAGATGAAGAAGGGATTGTTACTCAAAAAGAGATTGAAAGATGTATAAGAGAAGTCATGGAAAGAGAAATATCAAATGAGATGGTGAAGAATTCAGAGAAATGGAAGAAACTAGCTTGCATGGCTGTAGATGATGGTGGAAGCTCCGACAAGAACATTGAGGAATTTGTAACAAAACTTGTGTGTAATTCTAATAGTTTTAAAGAGTGA